The Lonchura striata isolate bLonStr1 chromosome 6, bLonStr1.mat, whole genome shotgun sequence nucleotide sequence TAACAATTTCTAGGAATTTTAGCAGCTTTTCTACTGATGTCTGCTCAGCTCAATTTAAATTCAGGGACAGAAGTACAGAGTTCAGAAATTGCTAAGGTGTCATCACAAAGAAAGCAAGACTTTCAACATCACTGCTTCACTTTTTCTTGCAATTAGTCCTTTGCTAGATGTTTTAAGCAAGGCTTTTCAGGCATTCTCCATCAGAATTTATGCAGAGGTGAAAGAGTCAGGCTTttaaagggaagggaaaaaccagaaaaatacctttttgcTCCTGTGCAGACCATTTTTCCTGAACTGAAGATGAGGGCTGTTGTTCGTGGTTCCCTGATTCTCATGATCACAGCAGCAAACCTCTACAAATTCAAAGGAAAACCTGACAGGAATTTAGCTGTATTTCTCTTCAGTCTTGCAACACTTAACACTTTCAAAGCTTGTCACAACACATATTTGCTTTTTAAGTGTTTCTTTCCCACTCTGAAGCTATTTCCCACCCACCTAGGAGCAGGAGAATTAAGACCACAGTCACAGGGGCATTGGGATCCATCAGCACTGGGAAAGGGAAGTGAGGGTAAAGCTTTGAGTCCAAGATTTACCTTTGGGTTATACTCTGCATTTCTGGCACGCAGAGCTATGTTCTTCAGATCCAGTTTACAAGCCAGGTTTACAGTTGACACAATATTCCTGAGGAATGAGGGAGGAATTGTTTCATTGCATAATCCAGCCACTGCAGAGCCACCCCCAGCAGTACAGTCACATTCCAATTAATAATTGCCATCAACTGATTTCCTGCCTGTCTCTTCCCCCACTCAAACACCAAGCTACTTCTGGCCAAACTTAAGTAATTCAATCCCAAAACTGGACTTTGAGATAGAAGGTATGAAACTATTAGTCTCTGAATTATAAGTTTGTGCATCTTCCAAAAACTGCATCACTGAAGCCTTTCACAGCTTGGCATTGAACCATTACTAATTATTTAGAGCAGCTAAGGTAGGCAGGGGTGGGTTATTTTCTACAGGTATAAACTATTCCAGAGATGCTCTACCCTAGACAGGACAGCATCTTTTCATGAGGCCAGAGGTTCTCACATTCaactctgtttttccttttgaaaaagcAGAGCGACATCTTTTAACCCCTGGAGTCTGCTGTCATCCTTCACATTCTCTTTCCTGGAGGAAATCCTCCTTTTCAAGTAGCTTCATATTTTTATCCAATATTGTCAGTTCATTTTATTCACCTTTCCCcttcaggaggggaaaaaactactcctgtatttttttttgcttactgAATACCAAGCAGTGCTTGCTACATTCTCAGAGTGAAAAGTCAGAGCAACACTTTGCAGTTTAAGCTAAACTCTGACGATGCTGTGTGTTACATAAATAACACATAACTTACTGTAGCTGGGGGACTATTCCAGAACTTTCTGAAACAGATGTCTCTGGGGTGATGGGAGTCATCGGAGTCAGGGGAGGACACACGCCAGGTGCTTCAGGAGATGGCTGAGCTGCACCTGGATGTGACAAGCTGCTTTCATCCATGAAAACACCACTGTCCTCCTGACTTGGTAGTGACCCATCAAGCTCTTTCTGCGTTTCATGACCATCCTCAGAGGGGTTTTGTTCTTTGTTGTCTTGGGTGACATCTGGGAGAAAGCTGAGGTCCACGGAGGAAAAGTCTGTATGGAGCTCCTTGGACTGACTTAACAGGGAAGATGCTTGAATTGGAAGTTCTAAATCATAAGGGCTCATAGGAGTGAACAGATGAGGACTAGTGGAAAAGTCATCcttgaattaagaaaaaatgccATTAAGGGTCTTGTATTAACACAGTTACTGTAACTAGGAGAGCAAATTAAGATTAACGTTCAATAAAGAAATTTCAATAATTTTCTCCCAATATATATTTTAGCAAAGACTAGTTTTAAGGTTGAAAGTTTGTTCTTTGCTTGTCTGTGAGTGTATAAAAAACCAGATAGCTTGTATAATGTATTTTCACCACAGTCCATGGGCACTCTAGAGAATTCCTGGATAGCACAAGTTGAGAAATGCAGGTACAACAGTGACACTTCACCCTTCACAATCACACCTCAGCCATGCGCACAACCACATTATCACACTCATGAGTTTTTCCAAGGAAGACAGACAGCATCTTCTGGCTGTCTTTATCTCCCATTCTGTATATTATTCAATTTCCTCTCCCTGCTAGCAGGCGACAGTGTCAGCTTTGCTTTGTGCAACAGAGGGCAGCAGCTCACAGAACCAGCAGCAATTAATTCCTCAGCTTCTGGAGGCCACCAGCCTGACTGAAGCTATAGATGAGAAGATGGAACTAAAAAAAGCCTCACCACAGTCCGCAGAACCAGCATCCTGCCCTGCACCAAGCACACAACACACCTGCAAGTAAGCTCTTACAACTAATGTCCTTCTTTATCAACTATTTGTTATTAAAAGCTGTTTAAAAAGCATCATCATGTCAATGAGGCAAGCGTTTCAGGACAGGATTTATTCCCTCTCCATAAGCCTCTTTCTGAAGGTGGTTTCTGCCAACATCCACAGCAGGTGACAGCTCGGACTAAAGAATCCATACAAGAGCTTGTGTGTTTAATCAGGTATTTTTAGGTTCAAGAGCCAGAAGGACCTGAAAAGTCCAAGCACAAATCAGAAGAGGGAATGGTGCATGAGACTGAGGCTCTTGagttggcagcagctgcctgacctccagcaggagcaggatttCCAGATCAAtgcttcccagccctgagctaGTGCTGCTCTCCTCTAGTCAGCTCACTTGGCAACCCAGCCATGCACATGGGGAGATCTCTGCTCCCACTTTGCAGTGTATTTGCCTGCAGACACTTGGAAAACTCTGACAAAGTGACAAATCCTCCCAGAGCCCCCTCACTAGCCTGAATACAGATGCAATCAGGAAGGCATTGCCAACACCCATGTTAAAAACTGCTTCTAAAACTGACTTCTAAATACAGAGCCCAACAGAAGATCTGATGGGGCAGGATGCTGTTGAATAAATCTAGGTACTCCTTTACCCTTTAGAAAAGGGGATCAAATATGTAATTACCtgttacaaataaaatattatggATTCACAAAAATACatctatttaaaatacatatttttcaagTCAGAAGCAAGGGAAGGAAGTCACAGTCTGCAAGAATTTGATTGAACTAAGGATTAGCTGTACAGGAGCTCATTAGGAAGGTTTTGTATGAACCACAATGTAGAGAAAATGATACAAAAACCTCCCTGTGAGACTACTCACATGATGCTAATGGGCATCAAAGGAATGAACATAACAGGAAAAAAGCCACccacaaccaaccaaccaaagcCAGTTTGTGACATATCTTAAAGAAGCTGATGGAGAAACGAGTGGTACATGAAGCTGGAAGTATCACACAGCTGTGAAGTTTTCAAAAAGTAGAGCAAATTGCATGAAGCAGGTagaaacagaaagcaaattttcctttctgatcAGGTCTGCACGCAAGAGGCCTGAGGAAAGCCCTGATAGGGTTAAGTGCTGGGGAATATTTCCTTCTTGTCAGACAGATGCTTAGAGGCTGCAAAAGGGGCACAAGACCATGTTTGCATTGGGCTGGCTGCCAAGGGTTATTGCTGTAGACTTTGGGTTAATTAACTTCACCAAGCCCCCACCAACTGCATAGCTTTGGgcatctcccagcagctccagggaggagATTTCACTCACAGATCCTGCCTGAGATCCCTCGGTTTGGGGCAGCTCAAGGGGAAACAGCCTTTTTCACTTCCACTGCAGAAATCCCTGCGACTCAGGTAGACACAAATCAAACCCAGCTGCCTTAAGCAAcaaactttgatttttttttttccc carries:
- the TBPL2 gene encoding TATA box-binding protein-like 2 isoform X1; translation: MRQVGEIKGHIRLLKSIICAKFKDDFSTSPHLFTPMSPYDLELPIQASSLLSQSKELHTDFSSVDLSFLPDVTQDNKEQNPSEDGHETQKELDGSLPSQEDSGVFMDESSLSHPGAAQPSPEAPGVCPPLTPMTPITPETSVSESSGIVPQLQNIVSTVNLACKLDLKNIALRARNAEYNPKRFAAVIMRIREPRTTALIFSSGKMVCTGAKSEEQSRLAARKYARVVQKLGFPAKFLDFKIQNMVGSCDVRFPIRLEGLVLTHQQFSSYEPELFPGLVYRMVKPRIVLLIFVSGKVVLTGAKDRSEICEAFENIYPILRGFKKPS
- the TBPL2 gene encoding TATA box-binding protein-like 2 isoform X2: MEGESLLERYLESCSGQDDFSTSPHLFTPMSPYDLELPIQASSLLSQSKELHTDFSSVDLSFLPDVTQDNKEQNPSEDGHETQKELDGSLPSQEDSGVFMDESSLSHPGAAQPSPEAPGVCPPLTPMTPITPETSVSESSGIVPQLQNIVSTVNLACKLDLKNIALRARNAEYNPKRFAAVIMRIREPRTTALIFSSGKMVCTGAKSEEQSRLAARKYARVVQKLGFPAKFLDFKIQNMVGSCDVRFPIRLEGLVLTHQQFSSYEPELFPGLVYRMVKPRIVLLIFVSGKVVLTGAKDRSEICEAFENIYPILRGFKKPS